From the genome of Calliopsis andreniformis isolate RMS-2024a unplaced genomic scaffold, iyCalAndr_principal scaffold0022, whole genome shotgun sequence:
TCTTATGGAACGCACTACTCAAGTCACAATAAGCAATTCTATCATCTCGTTGCATTAGATTAAAACAGAGGACCATTATCCTAAAAGAATAAACTCAAAATTAAAACTACTTTGCAGCACAGTATAACTCTATCAAAAATTACCAAGAAATATCAACCTTCGTAGAGTCAAATCTgtcacctttaatcctcaatacgcatatGCTTCCTCTCTCCCAGCAATGTCCCaaacaattaacaatcctccagCAGCGATCCCACGACCCTCACCCCGCAGAGGCCAATCCCCGACTGGAAACAATTCATAAAGGGGCTGAAGAAAAAAGGGTTTCGCTCCGTCTCGTAGGAGCCAACAGGGCTGAAGGATTTTCAGGGCCAGCGATCGCAGGGGCGACCCAGGGACGAGCAGAGGTGGCAATGGAAAGGGGAGTGTGTCGGAGGGGATAGAGTAGGGTCGAGAGAGGGTCTCGGTCCGCGGTCGAAGACACGAGACACAGAGCGACCGCTCGTTACATAAGTAAGGTAAAGGATCTCCTCTTCTGCTCTCCTTGAGCCGATCCACATCCGCGATTATGCCACTTTCCATCGACCTCGCTTCACCTCGAGCCAGTGCGTGCGCGCGCTCCCTCCTCTCTGTCTGTGCGCTGGCTGAGCGCAGCGGAAGTCCCTCGAGCCGATCGAATTTGGACCTCGATTCAATCTTCTCTGGCAGAGGTTCATCTTCTGGGACGAGCTTCATTTCCCTTCTGGACCCAATTATCAGGAGACCTGGAAAGAGACTTTGGTCATGGGGGATTTTTCAAGAAAAGAGGTCCTGGTCTTTTGGACCATTTTTAAGTCTCTTGGACTTGTCTGTAGAATTTTTTGGTTCGTGTCTTGGAGTTATCtctaggattgtttattgagcttGTCTCTAGGATTGTTTTTTGGCTTCTCTCTTGAACCAGAGAGGGGGATTGTATTGTCTGATGTCGAGACCTGGGAACCTGGAAACGGAAGATTAGATAGGGTTTGTATTCCAGACTGAAGGCAAAGGAAACTGTGTCTTCTCTATGGAAATCCTCGAGGTGCTGAGAATTATGCAGTCCTCCGATTTCCTGCAGAAGGTCATTAAATTCTCTTTCCTTTCGAGCACGAAGAAATTCATTGCTAAACCCTCAAGTGTACGATTTGTGTCTGAGCGACCCCCGAGTGTTACCATTTTTTATtctcaataaaataataaatatatatttcataTGCAAACACAGTTCTTAATGAACGTATATCATTTTAGGTATTAGTAAAATATACACAAAATGGTGGCTTTCAAATATCTTACCTGTGTAATAGCAGGAATATTCTTCACCCAGCACTGGAGGGTTAAACACTTCCCTTATCTCTCCCTTTTCACAGCTGCTTACAGTAGCTTCTCCAGCGGAGACCTGTAAAAGCATTGAATCGTTAGAATAAGATTCTCCCTGCAATAAATTACGCCTTCAATGAGATCGCCCAGAAGCAGCCATGAATTAAACTCAGCGGAAGTGCCTCAGAGTCCTAGAAGCCTTTTTTAATAGCCATTGTCGCTGAACTTGCGTTATGCAGAACGATGCAGACTATCTTTCGTCGAGTGGTACTGCGTCGCTGCCACTTCTGCGGAAAATCCATCGGTCTCAGCCAAATTCGCTTATTTTTTCCTCGAGTTCCCCGCCTTCCTCGGTCGTTCCGGCGCGAAGTTAATTGGCGTGGCGCGGCTGCTCGATTTACACGGGCTTTAATTAAGCGAGCTGCGGTTGCGTCGGAGATACGAGCTCCCTGGAATTTTTCGAAGTAACTGTTACGTGTTTTATGCCCCTTGATACTGAACGATACAAATCTACAAGGTCgtaaattcttttttttaatacGCACAGGAGTGACGATTCTCGTTATGGCCTCGTTAATTTGGTCGTACGCGCATTCCGTCGATCATTTCCCTTGttcatcttttttttctttgtgGTTGGGCGAGGATTTAAGGTTCTCTGATGGATGGACGCGTTAGGACTTTATGGTTCGAGTTATGGTGGCCCCTTGGGGGATCGGTGAAAACGGGGGTCACTGACCTAGACTTCGCGGGTGACCTTCGACAAGGCGACCTTGATGTCACGCGATGACGAAAATTAGGCGTTATCTGGAGGAGAAGAAGAAGCTCTTGCGAAAGTTCGTTTCACCTGGTTGAACAATTTCGCGTTGAATGAAAAAGAAAACAAGGAGTGAAACGCTGACGTGAATGTTTTTAGAACGTGTAGACAGCTTTGTTCTTTTCAAACGCATTGAGGGATTTGTGGTTTTTAGaggataataaataaataagaatgGAGTGAACAGGTGTCTGAGAGCTGTATGTATAAATTTTTCTTCTTTGCCTTTTTCCAAGAAAAAACAGGGGAAACCTGTAAAATATAGCACACTAGATGAATATATATGTGAGAATATATTTAGAAAACGTATTAGTGAAAATAAAATGTATTCTTAGTTGCTTAATTTTAATTAGTTAAGGATTTGTTCAAGATTTAATATACGGGATATGATTCAGTACACTTTTTTGGATATTTATTAGTGATCTGATGATGTAGATTTATTGTAGAGACTCTAAGCATCACTACAGAGTGATAGAAGGTGaggaaaattgtttatttattgcagaaactacatttgaaaatttgtagggGCACCGCACCCTGATGATACGGGCCTTAACAAAAGTTGCTCGCGACAGCTTCGACATCTAGCGGCGGGCCGCGAACTAACATTTGAGGTAAGGACTGTGTCACTGGGCGCTCGGaccactttggaaaaactgttttaaatcATTAAAGAAACCATTAATACGgaatattattatgaaaaaTTGTTCAGAATACTGTCACGGACTGTCAATTGCTTTAAATAATTGGATTTGAGCTGTAAATATATGAAAAATAATGCAATAAAGTTCATTTTACATTTATTAATTACTTCTACTAATGTTAATTCACTTATTAATTAATTGAAGGGCCATTTGATGATATAGAATCATTTTAGAGCCTATATACATCATTTTACAACAATAAAAGTGTACAGAAATTccttatttattgtaaaaacgAAAGTTGAAAAATTGCGCTACAAAATGGTactggtggcgccatctagcggcgacGCCAAGAAACTAATAGTCGAAAATTTAGTACTTGAgtatcaccgctagatggcgccacgggTACGATTTTGAAGTATAATTCTACAATTcctgtttttgcaataaataaacaatttctatGCACTTTTATTGTTGCATATTCATCTACAAATTTTCTACAATTGTTCTACAGTATCCAATTGTCCTTATATTAGTGAATAAATAAGTTAACAATAGCAGAAGTAATTAATAAATGTAAAATGAACTTTATTGCATTATTTTTCTAATATTTACAGCTCAAATCCAATTATTTAAAGCAATTGACAGTCCGTGACAGTATTCTGAACAATTTTGCATAATAATATTGCGTATTAATGGTTTCTTTAATgatttaaaacagtttttccaaagtggtCTGAGCGCCCAGTGACAGTCCTTACCTCGAATGTTAGTTCGCGGCCCACCGCTAGATGTCGAAGCTGTCGCGAGCAACTTTTGTTAAGGCCCGTATCATCAGGGTGCGGTGCCCCCAAGAAATTTTCAAATGCAgtttttgtaataaataaacaatttctatGACTTTTTATTGCTGTTTAATGATGTTTAGAGTTCCTGCAATGATCCTACGCCATCAGAttgctcaataattaataaattaacgCATTCTACTGTAGCATCACTTGTAGTCGAATTGTTTAAGCGCTGTTTTTTCAATAAATAAGTAATTATCagtgttttttattattatataatgtTGTTTATAGTCTCTACAATAATATGTCTATATTTTTGATTATTTATTTAGAGTTATTGTGTGATTAATAACATAATTATTTATAGTGATGTTCCAAAGAACATAGAATTTAATGAATGATTGAATAAatgattaaataaattattattagtgTTTGGAAGACCaagtaatttgtaaaatacAGTAATATTTTCACTTACCATCGTACTATTCTCTTCTACGCACGTTTATCTcgaattttttttgtattaaagTCCTGACTGTATTCTGATACTAAAGGCATTAATTCTTTGTAAATaattacatttatttatttatcaatTTTACAGTATAACAGTGTATACGATACGCTGAATATAGAATAATCTCTGCTCTTCATCGTTTACTAATTAAGGCGATTAGTATGTGAGTGATCGGTaagaacatacattatatagcaCGTTTAATTTATTGGTCATCATCACGATCATTTGTTCTTCCTATTGAATCTTCCCTTGTTTACCTTTTCTCTTTATTTTCTCTAAAACAGATTTCGCTTTTCCGATTGCATGCTTGCTCTCGATTACACCAACGATATAATAAACTCTTATCAAGTTCCAGGCATAACAATAATTATATCATAAAACGTTAATTACTTCTATGTATTCGTGCGGATAAGGCCACAAATTAGTGTTTTCCGCGTGTGCGTGATCGCACACATTTCTGACATACGTGTGTAAGTGCATGTTGATAATTTATATTCTTTCTTCTGCCATCTATTATTTTATCGTTCTGTTTAAGGCGAAAACGCGGGCGCACGTTGTACGTACAGTTGTTCCAGGCTCGAGCGCAAAGTCGAAACGATCATTCGAGTACCGAGGTGCAAGGCGTTCCTAAACTTTAGAGACATATGCAAATCCTAAAACTCTGTCGACCTCAGAACTCTGAAGCCCCAAGAGTCCCAGGATCTCCATTCAAGACTTTGCAGACGAGCCCCTTTTTGATTCATCTCTCGTTGAAGTTCGCCCAAGCGTTACTGTCCAGTACCGCAGAGAGTAAAATGGTGCAGTGATCCGTGTGTATGACGTGTTTACGTGTCAGTTCGTGTATGTATGTGTTTCTTCGCGTACGTATGTGAGTTtaagttaaataaaaataacattatCATATGTATATCAAATTTAGTTCCATAAGAATATATATATAGGATTCATCATCTGTTTCCTCGCGTTAGTCGCGATTGTTCCTCGGTCGCGCGTTACTCTACCATTGTACAAAgcgaaaaagaaaaaacaataacgTTAATATAACATCACGACAGTACGTAGCTTCGTTCTCTCTAATTAAACACTTCGTGTAACAACTTGACGACAGTAATTACGTTAAGGCGGTTTGATTCTCGAACTCTTCAAGGCATGTTCTCGTCTCGTTTCCCCGACGttcgtattttcaaatattctcccGCGCTGCTGATCGATGGTAGCCGCGCAACGAAAAAATCGAAATCACGAACGACTGCGTCCTCTAAAGCTACGAAGCTAGGAAGTATTTTGTTTGCAGGCGTCCTCTGCCACGCAGAGGAAGCTCGCAGAAGAATTCTGTCGTCGTCGAGTCGATAGAAACCGATCTCGAGGACGATCGACACGAAGACGTCATCTTTAGAGGTGGCGTCGgagatacaataaaaagtaCCGCGTTTCTCGTTTATGAGTGTGTATGCAGACATGTATATATTTCCAGAAAATATATATGTAATCGAGGGGAGAGAGAATCGTGGTAATTTTTATCGTAGTTGTCCCTGGATTCGAGCAGTGTTTAATCAAACTCTTTTGTCGCGATAAAACGTTCGATCGTGGTCTTCTTTATTTTCGGGGGACGGAGTCCTGTCGTTTTAGGAGAGGGAAATCGTAGCGAGGGTATTTATCGATGCAAACTGGACTCCGTTGTGGATCTTCGATTAGTTCTCTCCCCTTCTTCTCGCTCCTTTTCGTTTGATCGGTCTTGGCTGCTTTTTTACATCAGCTTCATCTTGGCGCACTCGGGGCAAATGATGTCCTCGTTGTCGGTGATGAAGCCGCGACCTACCAGCGACGTCTTGCAGCCCGCGCAAATGAAACAGTCGTTATGCCAATGCCTGTCCTCGAAAGAGATGAAGCGGGTGCCGCCAATTCCTGAACAGGAACAAATTTTCAGATGCTTTGGTCTTGAGTGTTAAGTCATTTAAAAATATGacgattaaaaaatttttaaacttgatatttgaatatttgaaaatttgaatatttgaatatatgaatatttgaatatttgaatatttgaatatttgaaaatttgaaaatttgaatatttgaaaatttgaatattcgaatatttgaatatttaaaaataaaagctaGAAGGTCTGTAATTAAAGTAACGTACCGGTGATCGGTTTGGAGCACGCAGTGCATCTCTTAGCGAAGAGTTCGCCGAAGCAGTCAGCGCAGTATGGCTTGTCGTCGCGCGACGTGAATCGCTGGCCAGCCAGGGAATTGTTGCAGTTGCTGCAGGTGAAGCAATCTCTGTGCCAGGGCTCGTTCTTATATGTCACACCGCCGCTGGTGATAATCTGCAATTGGAAACCGTCGTACATCTTTCTGTCCAGCGGTCTCGCTCCCACAAAAAGAAGAATACTCACCTTGTTGCATTTAACGCATCGAGTGGCGAACTTGTCCTCGTAGCAGCCAGCGCAGTAGATCTCCTGCTCGCGCGGGATGAAGCTCTTCGTGCCGATCGGGTTCTTGCAGACGACGCAGCAGAAGCACTTCTCGTGCCACTGTCTGGTCTTGTACTCCATCTTCTTGGTACCTGGAACAGCGAAGCTTCGTCAGAGAAAAATTCGAGCCCCCACTGAGAAGCCTGCCACGAGTACATTTCGAAGAATAACTCGCAGCCCACGGTGAACGATTATCCCCCAACTGAATTTCTAAGCAACTTGCAATGCTCAGCGAATCAATGCCTCTTCTATGGTCTCAGGGAGCAACAGCGTCGGAGAGGGTGGAATATTTTAGCCAGGCTAGACAGTAATTTACTCGCGAGGGGCGCGTCTAGACTATCGCGTGCGCCGCCTGATTGCCTCGCAAACTTCGCCTGCTACATTCACCTCGATTCTCTGGGGATGAATTTTCTGGCAGCTCAGTGGACGATAAACTACCCCTCTTTTCAGGGAAAGCAACCTTTACTCGCGGAATAGAAGATTCAGTCTAAGGGACGAAGTGAGTTTGAGGCAGAATTGGGGAAGGTTGAACGTAAAACGCTAAAACAGTGGTTTTTGTTGGTAACGTGTTTGGTTTTCAAGCCACTGTATATGAGTTCCCTCAAGATGGCCTAGAAAGTTCCTACATGTGCAAAACGTCGCGCAAAACCGGAAGATAGTAGAGAAAGATAGGTGTCGTCTGCCTGTGTGTGGTTTCGAAGTCTCCTCGCGGAACTTTCTAATCAAGGCTTCTAATAACCCAGATGCAACGGCTGACTGCACATTTTCCAGCATTCTAGTCGGCCATGAGTCCTCTCCGCTGTTCTAAGTCTACTTGTGCTGGATATTTGCAAGAAGGAAGCAACAGGAATTTATTCACAAGTATTTTCTCAGTGGAGAAGGTTCACTAAAAATTTTGCAACTGTACTTTTCCAGTGAGAACAGACTATTGAATAACCTAAAATCGCATCTCAAAATAGTGACAATAGTCCACAAGGGAGACTAACATTTACCATTCAACATCTTCAAATTCCTATTTCTTCTTCATTACTAAACTGAATTTTCATGCAATTTTATATTTGTATAAGTACAGTAATGAAAATTTGCTTCATctttcaaatacaatataattttcaCTATATTCTTAATATTTTCAGTGAATATCATATGCATTTCATAACTTTCTCCACATTTCAAGTCTCTACAactgcataaaaatccacagtcaATAATCATTCATACCTGGACTCCATTAATTACCAGCGACAATTAACGTGTCCCTCTGTACACATTCTCACAGTAATGGTCTGAAATTACAGGACACACGAGGTTCGCCGAATCCACTTCGCCACGCGACCTTTTTTCACGCGTCAGCTCAGCGTATGCGATTGACCCGATTCCCCCGAAGCGAGTGGCTGGACCGGATCTCTGGCGCGAAAACAAGAGGAGCCAGAGGAAAGAAAAGAGCGGCAAAGTGGCTCTCCGCAGCGTGCAATCTGCGATCGACCAAATTGCCGACTCGCGAGCCTGCCCATTATTGGTTCACCTATAATTGGCCACGCTCATCGGGACAAATAATCGTTAACTCCCACGCGACCTCTCGGTTTTGATCTCTGCGAGTCCCCTTTCTGAACGGAGATTAGTCACGGCGAGCGTGGACACTGTTCCTACTTTGGTCAGAAAAATGGTCCCTACGCGGAGCTGGCCGAGCAAAGGAGGCCGCTGTTTGCCGAGTCGAAGGACTCTGTTTCGCGGAATCGTGATTGGGGGTCTAGGCAGAGCTCGGTGACAGAGAACAGGGACAGAGGATCATCGTGGGCGTTTCTACATTTCTCTTGCTTAGCTTCTCCAAGGGCACGCTAAGGTAATCACTCGCCATTCCCAAAGGTGATCTAATAGGACCCAGGAGTTGAATAACCACTGCGTTGGAGGAAGCTGGCGTCATGGATTTAAACACCTTTCGACGCCTACTGCTCCACTCGGATATCGATGTCTCTTCACTTTCTTTTCTGGTCTCACCGAAAAATGAGTCCTCCTTCTCCTTTGATTTCCTGTTAAAGTGTCGCGATAACGCTGATGGCAAGGACAGTGGAGAGTAGTCACGTAGAGGCTTGGTGCCTCGACCATCTGTTGCCGTCGACGTCAGTGTAATCAATGCTTTATCATTCCCCACGCGTGCGTTGATAAATGGTCGAGGTACCGTTACTGATCAATCAGTCATCACGAAGTACTCAGTCGTTTCTAAAGGTCTGATACAGAGATTGAGCACCATGGTGAAATTTTATCTTTCTGCGTggaccagcttcaatcctcctttCATCTATCTACAATCTACTAAATAAGATACGATCTGTACAGAAAAATTTCAGGGATTGAATCCTAGTATTCGCCAATCTACATGTACCACTAACGAATCTTCTCTTCGAGTCCTGATCATGAGAGTCTCTCAGAGCCTCCTAATAGCAATTCTCGAAAACTGCATCGAGCCAGAGTATCCCATCGCTCTTGAGCGTAGCCTAGATTCCAGTGGCCCTCGACGAAAGAAGCAATCGCGGGCTTTTCTCGGAGCTATACCCTTCGTGGTCCACCGTGAGTCAGGAGGAGACACGTGACGTCAGATCGTCCGAGCAATACCTCCGTATATGTATAAAGTCTGATGGTCCAAGGCCAGGCGATGTGGTAATCTCTTATTATGCGTCGCCTTAACGCGTCCCCAGGTCGGTCGAGCGAAATCGGCGCGATTCGATTTATTAACCGAGTTCCGCCATTCCCCTCGTCTTTCGCCAGGCTCTTCGCCTCGGTTCAGCGGGCAGCGAAAGCTCCTCGGAGGTGCTAAGTCGACGCCTCGAGGGGTCAAAGATCGCGGCGCGTGATCGTTAACGCGATCGTTATGAACGTTTACGAAGCCCGAATCGCCGAGGTGGCGATCACTCGACGACGGCGATCCTCGGCTACGTCAGGGCTAAATATAAATTCGAAAAGAGAGGACCTCGACCTTCCTCTCGACACTGCTGGGAAGACTTGCGAGGAAAGCTGGTGAAGGGAAGGTACGGGAGTGGAAATCGGTTTTCAAGACGCTAGGTGCAAGTGGTACCTAGTATTGTCGAACTTTGGTAACTCGAGTGTCAAGGGAAGAGCAATAATCATTGAGTCATAGAGGTTTCAACTTATCGAAGTTCTTGAGCAAAAGAGATTTAATATACTTATGATCGACTTAGAGAAGGTTTATACTAGAGTTAATAATTTGCTGAACCGTAGTCACTTAAAGagagaaaaattcaattttaactaAGAAAGTCTAAGTGCCTCTCGTTTCCTCTTAGAACTgattttacttattttttccTAATGCTAGACTCGTACTACTTGCACCTAGAGCCATTTGAAAAGTGATTTCCATACTCGTTTGTTCCTCTCGTGAGTCTCAGTTGACAACTCGTTCCTGAGATTACTGCATTGCGCAATAGGCGAATCCGTAACGCGCTAATAACGTCTCGCCCCTTTTTTCATGCATCCACGTTGCATAATGGCGTCGAAAGGTTACATAAATCATCGTCGTACGCGGCTCGTGCTCACGGCGCGCTTTAAATCCATCGAGAGATCGTAAACTGGCCTCCTCTGTTTTCCTCCGCCTCAGCGGCGACAGGATGAGCGTCGTTCGCGTTGTCTTCGGGTTTCCTGTGGTCAATTGCTCGCTACCAATTTGTGCAACGCGCTCAGTGACTCAAGGAGATTCTAGAGATAAGGAACTGATTCGATCGATATTGATGCACCAACCTACAGCAGCTCGTCACGCCGATGACATCATACGTATTAATAGGGCAGCTTATCCGAGCGATTTTTTAACTGGCGATCACCTTGCAGAGTCACTGTTTTTTTCGGGATGGCGACCAAGTTATAGCCAGTTCAGACGATGTAGCTTTTTTCCCGAATTGGTAATTTTGCTGATATTGACCAGTATTGACCAGGGTTGCCATATGAATTCCTTCTTTGGGTATAGTGGTTACCCAGTGTTTTCTGGGTATAGATTTAGACCTAGACCTAAGCGAGATCTTAGCAGGATAAGGCAATAGGCCACCTGAAATTTCTTCTCCTACTTCCCAATTTCCGACGCTATACCTAAGGAGGTAATTCGTGTGACAACCCTGGTGTCGAACAGGATCGATTGCAGGCTCTTCGAGGCAGAGATAAGAGACGATTTCGAGGGCCAGCGAATTTCTTTTACGCACAGTACACAATTATTAAAACAAACTCAGGGTGACGTCATTGTTTGACCGCACAGCAAGCGAATTCCAGGCTGTTTCGCAACCGCGACAAATATCGCTTGCTCGACGCAGTCAGACGAATCTACATTGCGAATTGTTCGCAAACAGCGGGAGGCAGCTTCCGCGTGACTTCGGGACGAGAAACAGCCGCGAGAGGGTAATTGTTTGTAGAATGGAAACGCTGGTTCCGTGTCACGTGTTGCAGCGCAGACTGCGTTGTATTAGCATATCATCTCTTCTACTCGCAGCTACATTAATCATAAGTCGCTGGAAACTCGTCGGATCGCTTGTCTCTGAGAACGACGATTCTATTAAATTCTAGGATTTTCCTCCTCCACTTCGTTATTTAACCCAGTAAGCTCTTAAATTGCATAAACGCATTATTTCATTCAATATTTCTTGTGGTGAATTTACGTCATTGAATTCCATTTTTTGTGTTACTATTGTAAAAGAGAGTACCAAAAATTAGTTTAACATTTTTTCCTTGCTATTTCTTCTCTCTGATCAAAACTTTATAACATTTCAAAAActaaaaaaattgaagtatttatagAATTAGAATACACCAGTTGTATGTTAGTGACAGAATTTTTTTCTGGATCTTTTTCATTTCATGGGCATCTATATAGTGTCCATTATTACAGAACGTCTTTTTTGTCCCAGAAAAATAACGAACAAAGTATATAATATACAAGACACGTACATTTACATTTTTCAATAATATAGCGTTTACGCAACATTGGGCCTTAATGGGTTAATCCCCTCTCAGACGCGAGGTCGTTTCCTACTTCGATGAACCGCGTAGCCTTCGACGAAAAGGAGGCCAGGTTCCCCGCGATATTTACAATCCTCTGCCGCGATTCCTATTTCGAGAGAAGCAAGAGCAATTAGCGAGTTCGTTAGCGCATCGGGAGAATCGAATGCGTGG
Proteins encoded in this window:
- the Lmpt gene encoding four and a half LIM domains protein limpet isoform X10, with amino-acid sequence MATDALSERLSSKLHLQTKTVGEDRIKRAKEKDEDVAIFSMFPMGGDPKFRCCLGRDCLLGNPKKADPGTKKMEYKTRQWHEKCFCCVVCKNPIGTKSFIPREQEIYCAGCYEDKFATRCVKCNKIITSGGVTYKNEPWHRDCFTCSNCNNSLAGQRFTSRDDKPYCADCFGELFAKRCTACSKPITGIGGTRFISFEDRHWHNDCFICAGCKTSLVGRGFITDNEDIICPECAKMKLM
- the Lmpt gene encoding four and a half LIM domains protein limpet isoform X9 — protein: MNKDWHSGHFCCWQCDESLTGQRYVLREEHPYCIKCYESVFANGCEECNKIIGIDSKDLSYKDKHWHEACFLCNRCRVSLVDKQFGSKVDKIYCGNCYDAQFASRCDGCGEIFRAGTKKMEYKTRQWHEKCFCCVVCKNPIGTKSFIPREQEIYCAGCYEDKFATRCVKCNKIITSGGVTYKNEPWHRDCFTCSNCNNSLAGQRFTSRDDKPYCADCFGELFAKRCTACSKPITGIGGTRFISFEDRHWHNDCFICAGCKTSLVGRGFITDNEDIICPECAKMKLM